The sequence GTAATCTAAGTCAAAgatcccctttttttttttttccaatccaCTTTCCATTCTCATATTTATATGtgtaatccattttttttctgtttatttatttatttttctatttttttactttttgtttccGTTTCTCTACCTATAGCGAGGGGTGAATCGAGTCCACTTTCTGGTCAGCCAAAGAGACCCCTGACGTATGCTTTCTGCTGGTGTTGGGATGGAGAATGCAAGTGGAGTGGGGTGGGGCGGTAAGGTGGGGCCCAAGAGAAACGCAGTGGGATTGTGATGTGATGATGAGCATGAGCCCAAGGACTATGACCATCTCTTCAATTATTGAGGTTTAATGACTCTAGGCTTAGTACCTGCTACTTACTATGGAGGGGGTGGAGGGCCCCAAAGTTATTTTCATTCTGAGTGAGGGCGCACGCCTTTGAAAAAACTGCAGTTGGGAATTTGTCTTTCTACACGTCATGTCCTCGATAATTCCATGGAGTGTCAATTAGATGATTGACGATGAAAACAACCGTTGTGAATTCGTGGAACAGCTTGAATGGGGGTAGGCGTCGCACTACTACAGTAGGATCACTGCAGGTGCCAAAAATGCACGATCTTTCCAGATTTGTGATCTTGAGGCGTGGAGGTTGGATGAGCATTTATGTTAAATGGAAATCTGGACGGTCGCTCCCACAGAGCTAGTCATTTCATGACGCCAAATTTGGTAGATTGAAAGATGACTGAGCTTTATATTAGAGGTATTTTCCCCCTTTTGCTTGTAAAAAGAATTCTAATTGTAATAGAAGGAGAATAGATGCACGGTACCAATAtcctttgattttgatttttcatgctGTACCGGTTCCATACTCCTAAACCCACGTATTTTTCCCACATCAATCATGAAATTCAATTTCCATCCCAACGAGCACTGTAAAATTTCAAATCAGATTCATCTTCCAATTACCAACTGATTCTCAGCATACCTTAATATTAACATCGAAATAGCCCCTTCAAACGTCCATTTCTCTTCATGATTAGATGATAATTTCAATACATCTTATATGTGAACAAAGTCACAGACCACCAAAGGTATGTCCCTGCAAATCGACGAAGGTGTAGAAGAGTATACAcaaattaaaatagtttaagAAAACTACGTATAGAATATTGTAATAGATCCTAAAGGGGTGAAACTGAGCACAGGTCATGAAGCAGGAAGAAAGTATGAACTTGCTGCGCCTTCCCTACTCCAGACAGTCCACATTTTTAAACTCCAAACTGAGGATCGGTGATGAAATtgagaagagaaaataacaaagagaagcaaagaaaatatttgataagGAAAAAGAGCTTTCTTTTCAGGTGGTGGTTCTAGGGGGATGGAGGATTTCTTCTGGTTAACTAAAAGGGGACCATCTTTAATCTCTCAATCCTCGAACTCATGCATGTGGTCTAAAAGATAGTTGGCAGCCAGCTCCTCATTCTTATTGCAGGCAAAAAACACCTCCAACACCAGGGCACGGTCAAAACCCATTGCTTCAAgctggaaaataaataaaattattaaaacccaaacaaaaatgttaaaaaatatactgtggaataaaattttcaattgtatcaaaaaacaaaaataagaatagtAACAAATTTATGATTGCAATGATCCAATAAAATCTTCACCATAAGACCAGTGTAACAACTGTTAAAACAACCTAAATCTATCACATGTCTGATCCAAGCTCATACTTCATATGATAGAAGAAAAACTCAATACATCACCACAGGGTATGAGACTATCATCCACACAACTGAGATGTAACTAGTTGTCAGGATAACCGAATTCTGATGTCAATTATTAGATAGGAAACTAGCAGATTCACCTCAAAGAGCTACACAACAAAATGACTATTATACCTATTCGAAGTGAAATTGAAGGAAGAGACAACTTACACGAGCTATGGCTTCCCGTTCCTCCGGCGTCACTGTCACTGCCTGTGGCATTGCTGCAGCAAGCTGCCCCAGTATGTTCCTGAAAAAATTTGTTAAGAATTAGCATGATAGACAACCATTATTTCAAGTATTCAACCAATAAGAACCCATAACTCACCCCTCTCCCCCTTCTACAGGTTCATTGATAAGGCGAAGGAAATCAGCCTGATGTTCTTGAATAAGCCTCATTAGCTGAGGATTTTGTTTTCCAAGCTCTTGAAGCATAGGCTGTAAACATAAGAATGTTAGAGGCCCCttataaaaaagagaataaccttacaaaaaaaaaaaaaattaaaaaaagcaaCCTGCAAGATTTGTGGATTAGCTTGCACCATAGCTCGCAAAGCTtggaactgaaaaaaaaaataacacgaGTCTCATAAGATGCATGTCCATGCAAGGTGAGTATGAGAAAGAGAGGCTTTTCTTTTCAGTCAACAAGCATATGTTatacatatgtgtgtgtgtgtgtgtgtgtgagagagagagagagaggagggggaAGAGAGAGTGTACTTGTTGGCTGTTGCGAAGAAAATCCAAGGTCCCTGCACCAGCAGGATTTGAACCCACATTGGGAATGCCCtgtttccaaaaaatttgagtAAACTCAAAAGAATCTCAGATGAAGTTAAATAACAATGACTATAGGTTAACTACCTGGGGGAAAAGATCTAATGGATTTGCATTGGGCCCACTTGAAGGAGCAGGTACTGGTTGCTGAGATTGGGCTGGAGGATTTGCAGCTTGCCCACTGGGAGGGGCACGAGCCACAGGTGGAACTTCAGCTTGCTCAGGGATACCCTTTAATATAATGGAAATTTATGTTGTAAATGATACCAACAGAAAAATTGGTAGCCACCCCCAATTTATCTTTGTAGGAGGTAAAAGAAGTTACATGCACCACAGTAAACAATTAGTTGTCCTCACCTCTCTGTATGTGTGAATGTTTGCCACACATAGTGACTGTATTTCATTTTGTAAGAACAATTAACCTATAAATGAGTTCATTATTTTGCACTTATTCATGGGGaatgaagaacaaaaatatGGACAACACCCAAATGACAATCAGCAAAACTACAAAagatattcatttatttctcaCTAGTTCCACAAAAtaagaaattcaatataatCCATTTCAGCATATTATTCCAAAAATTTATAACCTTTCATGCAATGGGagtaaaaaacaagaaattaaagaaaaaaataagcaaaacattTGTAACCCATTAGAACAATCTTCAAATTCATAACCAACTAATCATCCATCAATAATCAGTTAATACTGTGTAAGTAGTTACACAAGAACATGAAACTTGCAGAATGTATCAGTGAAAATCACACAATTATATGTCAACCCTCTTAACAAAAGCTTGGCCAGTCAACCCAGAACTGGAGTCTCTTAACCACCATACCAAGATAAGATGATGCCAACTATTTGACAGTGCAAAGAACCTCAAACAGATACCTATTCGACACTGCAAACCCTCATTTTTTCAGTGCACAAGATACCTATTCCAAGATAGGCCTAAGAAGCTCAACCATAAACAATACCAATGGATTGAAACTCAATGCCAGCCCTTAATTGTGATTGGAAAATAACTTATCCCTCCTTTTATTGGACTAGAATATTCTTATCCCAACCTTCAATTATCTTAATGTAATCAATGTCCTGTATCTTTGTTTACCTTTTCCTAGGAATTTCTTTATACAAATTTCTCTCCACCCTCTCCACCTAGTTTACAATTAAAACCATTGTATGCCTTATATCTGATTTATATCAACTGTGAAGATTGGAGCAAACACACTTACAGAATATAGATATTCAACTGCACGCTCTGGGTTATTATATGCAGCACGAAGAGCACGGACTACAGTGTCCCTGTCCCAAGTCCCTCCCCCCATATCAAGAATTTGTTGGATAGCTTCCTCAAAATTGTTTCCTGCAACTAGATTTGAAGCTGCTTGGCCATAGGCATCAGCCTCAGATCTGCTTCAACAACATTACTGAACATTTAGGATATAAAGCCAGTGTGGGCACCCCAAAGTCGGAAAATAGCAGACAATCCAATAGTGACAGGCATGCTCTCCAAACATGCAGCTTGCATGTCAGGTGGAAAAAGAAATACTCACACAACAGTGACTGTAGATGCTGGAGTTGCAGCTGGAGCAGGGGCAGGTACGGTTGCAGGCCTATAAAATGGAGGAAATTGCAAACAGAACATAGATTACTCATTATGCAAAAATGAAATATCACACAATAAAAACCATAAATGAATAcatatgctaaaaaaaaaagcaatggaCAGCCAAACTCACGGTGGCAAGGCTACTACAGGAGCTTGAGGTGCTGTTAATGTTGAAGTTGTAGTTGGAGGAGGGGCACTTGCAGATGGGGCCTTAACTACAGGGGAGACAGGTTTTTCAAATGCATCAATAAGATATCTTGAAAATACACACAACCCCCAAGCAAAAATCAAAGATGTGTATATTGGATCACTGAGGTTTGAAACAGAGAACACCCATGGTGTAGGCCagtaaacaattaaaaaaaaaaaaaaaaatcatgattctTCAATTAACTATGCTATGAGcgtaagaaacaaaaaaaatttgacaattaACATCTAGCTAGAGATTAGGCTTCGAATTGATCAATCAAAATTTgcaataaaaatgaatgaagtttgtttcatccaaattAATTGACAGTCTTCGATGCATGGAATCAATTTTGCCACTAAAGCATTACAGCTCATTATTGCTCAGATTCTTCAAATGGCTAGctagtaatttttattttggtctttcttttgttttcggTGGCTGTTGGCTTCCATAATGCAGATACCTAGTTCAGCACCCTTTTGAGTTCTTAATGGAATTTTActcaaataaacaaattaaaaaaacacagGAACttgtagaaagaaaaatggtCTAAGTTGGATTAAATATGTTCTAACAGTTTATTTAAAAAGCCCATCTGTTTTGGTGCatgtaatatattttcatttcttataacaaaattttcttgaaaaatattcatGCCTAGTTGAAAGTGGATATTGCAAGCTTGAAACATTAAACAGCAAAGCATGATAAATTTAGTTCTAAGTACAGAACTAGAGACTGTTCAGTAAAAATTTGCtttattatcttcattttcatACAAATAGTAACAACAATatggaaaaacaaacaacaacaacaacaatggCAGATATTACATAAATATAACTTAGTTCTTACCTTAACTATAGGTGTAGGTGCAGGTGCAGGTGCAGGTGCAGGTGCAGTTGATGCGGTTGAACCTTCAGATGAGCTCTTATTCTGAAAATAGtttaagcataaaaaataaataattagtaCCAAAAGAACAGTTACAAGGATGATTCATCCTGGGTGACATGGGAACATGGTTGGAACATTTTGGAAAAACTGCAATTGAAGCTGAGTAGCAACCAGATGAGAATGGCTACAACAAACTAGAACTATAAAAACACAAACTAATAAAAGTGAATGGAGCCTAGACCTTTTGTCAATACCTTAACACATCATTCTATACTGATATATTATTATCTACTATAATCCAAGAGCAAGATTTAAAGGCAATCATACAAGCTGATTTTTTCATTTAACAGAAATAAATCTTTCCCCGTTGATTACTTACACTGAATAGGATACAGAGTATCTACCATAAAGTTACAAGGTGATATACTTCTAATTTGGTGCCAATAAGATGTGGAGATGATTTATCACCCAGTCATTCAAGCCTAGCTACTACAACTTGGAATCCTATAGATCAATCATAGTgtcatttcttttttgataggcaaaagagaaaacatataTTAGAAGCACCTAAAAGGAGGCGTAGCAAAgtacacacaaagtatacaaaCCGCCCACTAGCAAAAGTTGTAGTGTGATTAAAAAATTTCAGAAGCAAATGGGATTATTTTCCCCCCTTAACACACCAAACAAATTCAATGTAATGCTGTTTAGACAACAAACAACTTTCCTCTTTACAATTTTGCATTGACAAACATATTCCAACTAGACTACAATTAACCACAAAAGAGCATGGAACCAATTGTTCAGGCATTTATTGACCAtccacatttttaaaaaaaaaaatctcaactcCCTTAGGCCCAAAGCCATATCTGGGAACAATCttatggagaaaaataaaattaaagagaacTAGGATGAGTTGTTACATTAAAAAATTCTTCGGGCTTGATTAGTTAGATTTACCATCTATCATCCTAAGGAAATCAAGGTTACAGTTTTCTCGTTCAATCTACCTCCCAAGGCTTAACTGACATTTGCAACAATAATGATATCTGAGGAAATGAGCAGGAGATTGAATTTTGTATTGAAGAGTTCTCTCTCAGTGCACAGCCCATAAGTTTTAGTAGTCATTTTTTCAACAGTCCAATTAAATAGAGCTAACCTTTTAGTGTCATGGTATATAATGTGATTTGGTTGCTTTACCTCACCTCCTGTCCTTTTGTATGACCATGTCCTATATAAGTCGTCACAATAAACCATTCCCATTGAATAAGCACTCACTGTTCCtccaaaaacacaaaataactATCAAGTTATGCAAAGATCAAAGATCAAACCATGTGCCCAACctgtttgaaatttgatttagaaaattgataaattCTACTGCTCATGGACTTGGTTCAAATCACATACCTTAACAGGCTAACACAAACACTACTAACAAAACtgaatccaaatttttttttttttccttccatcaCAGGGAGggaaaaaacaatgatgaataGAGACAAGCAGAGAGAGGAGAACATAATGCTCAAATAACAGACAGGGATACAACAGAATGGTTCTTGTTCCTCTGGCTAATGCACTGGTTCCAAAGATTCCATTAAGATGTAAGCAAGAAAGCTGTCCATAAAGGTATTCAAAATGTACAAAAACGGCAGTATTCAAAGCAGTATACCACTTAAGTATTGGACATTTGAACATTGATGCCTTAGACATCATTGACTTTTAGTTCAGGGAGACTATTCATGTGCTCTCATTCAGTAGTAGCAAAGGGAATATGAAGTTGGAGATGAAAGACATACTATAGAATTACAGAAGGGGTAAAGTTCTCAAGGTGGAGGATGGAGTCAAAAGCTGTCTTTATCATTCCCCTTTTTGGTCAGGCTTCTTGAGAAGGACTAGCTTCTCATTGTTTAGAacaatttaaggaaaaaaaaaaaaaaacagacagACCACCAAGTCACAAGGTGCAGTTCATTAGCAATATGTGTACATCTATAACTATTATAGCTTAACATGGGAATAATGTGGCACTGTAAGAATACACCAGATAACTAAAAAACCATCACCCAAAAAATATATTACCAATTATATGAATTAGCATGgataaaagcataaaaaaattactcatGATATATAGAAGAATTTTCTGGAAACGGCTTATTGTCTCTATCAAGAATCAAGTTCAACAAAACACCCTATCTAAAAGCATGCGTGTCCCTCAAGTCCTCCTGATGCTCATAATAAATGATATAGAAGTgcttacaaaataaataaagaaaacttaAAGAAATATGGTGGAAAAAAAGGGTTCTTAAGAAGATACAAGCAACACACCCAATGTATACCTTTGATAACATGACAActacaaaactattttcagCAACTTTGTTTTCATCCAATGTTGTGCCATCCTTAAGAACCTTTCCTTGATGGATAAGCATCTGTTGTGAAGCAGGATAAACATCTGATCCTTGAACTGCCTCTATATTTGCCTTCACATCAGCAACCTGAATAAAACAATCactaatttcaataaataaaagatgtGCAAAACCCAGGTACACCATGAAATAAACTACAGTTACATATTTGTGAATGTGAATGGCAAAAAATTGTTGGATGCATGAAATGACCTTGAGAATAACATGCATGTTTATGCTAACCAGAAAGGGAACAGAAAAGGATTAATGTCGCTGCTTGCTCCATGAGATTTCAATACATATGTAACAGTATGATT is a genomic window of Vitis riparia cultivar Riparia Gloire de Montpellier isolate 1030 chromosome 1, EGFV_Vit.rip_1.0, whole genome shotgun sequence containing:
- the LOC117916915 gene encoding ubiquitin receptor RAD23c-like isoform X3; this encodes MKIFVKTLKGTHFEIQVKPEDKVADVKANIEAVQGSDVYPASQQMLIHQGKVLKDGTTLDENKVAENSFVVVMLSKNKSSSEGSTASTAPAPAPAPAPIVKAPSASAPPPTTTSTLTAPQAPVVALPPPATVPAPAPAATPASTVTVVRSEADAYGQAASNLVAGNNFEEAIQQILDMGGGTWDRDTVVRALRAAYNNPERAVEYLYSGIPEQAEVPPVARAPPSGQAANPPAQSQQPVPAPSSGPNANPLDLFPQGIPNVGSNPAGAGTLDFLRNSQQFQALRAMVQANPQILQPMLQELGKQNPQLMRLIQEHQADFLRLINEPVEGGEGNILGQLAAAMPQAVTVTPEEREAIARLEAMGFDRALVLEVFFACNKNEELAANYLLDHMHEFED
- the LOC117916915 gene encoding ubiquitin receptor RAD23c-like isoform X2, with the protein product MKIFVKTLKGTHFEIQVKPEDKVADVKANIEAVQGSDVYPASQQMLIHQGKVLKDGTTLDENKVAENSFVVVMLSKNKSSSEGSTASTAPAPAPAPAPTPIVKAPSASAPPPTTTSTLTAPQAPVVALPPPATVPAPAPAATPASTVTVVSEADAYGQAASNLVAGNNFEEAIQQILDMGGGTWDRDTVVRALRAAYNNPERAVEYLYSGIPEQAEVPPVARAPPSGQAANPPAQSQQPVPAPSSGPNANPLDLFPQGIPNVGSNPAGAGTLDFLRNSQQFQALRAMVQANPQILQPMLQELGKQNPQLMRLIQEHQADFLRLINEPVEGGEGNILGQLAAAMPQAVTVTPEEREAIARLEAMGFDRALVLEVFFACNKNEELAANYLLDHMHEFED
- the LOC117916915 gene encoding ubiquitin receptor RAD23c-like isoform X1, whose translation is MKIFVKTLKGTHFEIQVKPEDKVADVKANIEAVQGSDVYPASQQMLIHQGKVLKDGTTLDENKVAENSFVVVMLSKNKSSSEGSTASTAPAPAPAPAPTPIVKAPSASAPPPTTTSTLTAPQAPVVALPPPATVPAPAPAATPASTVTVVRSEADAYGQAASNLVAGNNFEEAIQQILDMGGGTWDRDTVVRALRAAYNNPERAVEYLYSGIPEQAEVPPVARAPPSGQAANPPAQSQQPVPAPSSGPNANPLDLFPQGIPNVGSNPAGAGTLDFLRNSQQFQALRAMVQANPQILQPMLQELGKQNPQLMRLIQEHQADFLRLINEPVEGGEGNILGQLAAAMPQAVTVTPEEREAIARLEAMGFDRALVLEVFFACNKNEELAANYLLDHMHEFED